Proteins from a genomic interval of Streptomyces sp. NBC_00820:
- a CDS encoding DUF1345 domain-containing protein produces the protein MSTWLPLSAVPRLAVALVVGAVVGAVVAVTTDQSTLGLLAGIAATGAVFVVSGWLVLWPMDGPATHRSSRRENFRPLTEELVVVAAASCGLVGVVLLLLSSHSGTGHAAAAIALGGVFMAWAALHLMYATRYAHLYYDVTDGGIDFNNKLPPTYRDFLYFSYNLGMTYQVSDTDVSSPVIRSMVLRQTLLSYAFGTVILATTINLVTGIVTG, from the coding sequence ATGAGCACGTGGCTGCCGCTGTCAGCGGTCCCCAGGCTTGCCGTCGCACTGGTGGTCGGCGCGGTGGTCGGCGCGGTCGTCGCTGTGACGACCGACCAGTCGACGCTCGGCCTGCTCGCCGGCATCGCCGCCACGGGGGCGGTCTTCGTCGTCTCGGGCTGGCTCGTGCTGTGGCCGATGGACGGGCCGGCGACTCATCGCAGCTCGCGGCGGGAGAACTTCCGGCCGCTCACCGAGGAACTGGTGGTGGTGGCGGCCGCCTCGTGCGGACTGGTCGGAGTCGTGCTGCTGCTCCTGTCCAGCCATTCCGGAACCGGTCACGCCGCCGCGGCGATCGCGCTCGGCGGCGTCTTCATGGCGTGGGCGGCCCTGCACCTGATGTACGCCACCCGTTACGCGCATCTCTACTACGACGTGACCGACGGCGGGATCGACTTCAACAACAAGCTGCCGCCGACGTACCGGGACTTCCTCTACTTCAGCTACAACCTCGGCATGACCTACCAGGTCTCCGACACCGACGTGTCCAGTCCGGTGATCCGCTCGATGGTGCTGCGGCAGACGCTGCTGTCCTACGCGTTCGGCACCGTCATCCTGGCCACCACCATCAACCTGGTCACGGGGATCGTCACCGGCTGA
- the moaA gene encoding GTP 3',8-cyclase MoaA, with product MVDRFGRVHTDLRLSLTDRCNLRCTYCMPAEGLAWLPKDEILSDDEIVRLVRIATERLGITEVRLTGGEPLVRRGLPDLIARLTALDPAPQLSITTNGIGLARCATALREAGLSRVNVSLDTLRPERFAAITRRDRLADVLDGLRAAHAAGLDPVKVNAVPVRGVNDDEIADLVAFAVENGYRMRFIESMPLDAQGAWERDRMVTAEEILERIGERFDLTPVGREDNAPAEEWRIDGTDAVVGVIASVTRPFCGTCDRVRLTADGQLRNCLFATKESDLRALLRDGADDEALEAAWRSCIAGKARGHAINSEDFRRPDRPMSAIGG from the coding sequence GCGTGGCTGCCCAAGGACGAGATCCTCAGCGACGACGAGATCGTGCGTCTGGTCCGCATCGCGACCGAGCGCCTCGGCATCACCGAGGTCCGGCTGACCGGCGGCGAACCGCTGGTGCGGCGCGGCCTGCCGGACCTGATCGCCCGTCTGACCGCCCTGGATCCGGCCCCCCAGCTCTCCATCACCACCAACGGCATCGGCCTGGCCCGCTGCGCCACCGCACTGCGCGAGGCGGGACTGAGCCGGGTCAACGTCAGCCTCGACACCCTGCGCCCGGAGCGTTTCGCCGCCATCACCCGGCGCGACCGGCTCGCCGACGTGCTGGACGGTCTGCGGGCCGCGCACGCGGCCGGTCTGGACCCCGTCAAGGTCAACGCGGTCCCGGTACGCGGGGTCAACGACGACGAGATCGCCGATCTGGTCGCCTTCGCCGTCGAGAACGGCTACCGCATGCGGTTCATCGAGTCGATGCCGCTGGACGCGCAGGGCGCCTGGGAGCGTGACCGCATGGTCACGGCCGAGGAGATCCTGGAGCGCATCGGCGAGCGCTTCGACCTCACCCCGGTCGGCCGGGAGGACAACGCCCCGGCCGAGGAGTGGCGCATCGACGGCACCGACGCCGTGGTGGGCGTCATCGCCAGCGTCACCCGCCCGTTCTGCGGCACCTGCGACCGGGTGCGGCTCACCGCGGACGGCCAGCTGCGCAACTGTCTGTTCGCCACCAAGGAGTCGGACCTGCGGGCCCTGCTCCGCGACGGCGCCGACGACGAGGCGCTGGAGGCGGCCTGGCGGTCCTGCATCGCCGGCAAGGCCCGCGGCCACGCCATCAACAGCGAGGACTTCCGCCGCCCGGACCGCCCGATGTCGGCCATCGGCGGCTGA
- a CDS encoding molybdenum cofactor biosynthesis protein MoaE, with translation MLQTPQTLTSPIRLLSLRDTPLSLDEVYAAVGDDAAGGTALFVGTVRDHDGGQSVSSLEYSAHPTAERELERVAAKVAAEFPVRALAAVHRTGLLAIGDIAVITAVSCPHRAEAFAACRRLIDDLKHTVPIWKRQIFVDGAEEWVGAC, from the coding sequence ATGCTGCAGACGCCCCAGACCCTCACGAGCCCCATCCGCCTGCTCTCCCTGCGCGACACCCCCCTCTCGCTCGACGAGGTGTACGCCGCCGTGGGCGACGACGCGGCGGGCGGCACCGCCCTCTTCGTCGGCACGGTGCGCGACCACGACGGCGGCCAGTCGGTCTCCTCCCTGGAGTACAGCGCCCACCCGACCGCCGAACGCGAGCTGGAGCGGGTGGCGGCGAAGGTCGCCGCCGAGTTCCCGGTACGCGCGCTGGCCGCGGTGCACCGCACGGGTCTATTGGCCATCGGTGACATCGCGGTGATCACCGCCGTCTCCTGCCCGCACCGCGCCGAGGCGTTCGCCGCCTGCCGCCGTCTGATCGACGACCTCAAGCACACGGTGCCGATCTGGAAGCGGCAGATCTTCGTGGACGGCGCGGAGGAGTGGGTCGGCGCCTGCTGA
- a CDS encoding MoaD/ThiS family protein: METATAPTGIIRYWAAAKGAAGTAEEPYRASTLAQALAQARARHADRPRFAQVLAISSILVNGDQVGGRDHAAVALPDGGTVEVLPPFAGG; encoded by the coding sequence ATGGAGACAGCGACAGCACCCACCGGGATCATCCGCTACTGGGCGGCCGCCAAGGGAGCGGCCGGCACGGCGGAGGAGCCGTACCGAGCGTCGACGCTGGCACAGGCGCTGGCCCAGGCGCGGGCCCGGCACGCCGACCGGCCGCGCTTCGCCCAGGTGCTGGCCATCTCCTCGATCCTGGTGAACGGCGACCAGGTCGGCGGCCGCGACCACGCGGCGGTGGCCCTGCCCGACGGCGGCACGGTCGAGGTGCTGCCGCCGTTCGCGGGCGGCTGA
- a CDS encoding molybdopterin molybdotransferase MoeA translates to MAWEQARSAARAAAGQALPAVPRTLADALGHALAEPLTALTDLPSFATSAMDGWAVSGPGPWRLGGAGILAGASPEPLGPDTAAPIATGAPLPPGATAVLRREHGETDGREGVLYDRSPGPEPLAEGRDVRPRGQECRSGEPLLPTGTTVTPAVLGLAAATGYDRLLVHRRPSVELFVLGDELLQSGVPRGGRVRDALGPLLPPWLESCGAELIGEHRIADELGPLREAVRDSRADVVITTGSTAAGPVDFLHDTLRALGARLPVDSVAVRPGHPMLLAELPAAPDGRARRLVGLPGNPLAAVAGVVTLAVPLLRSLGGHADTEPCPMTAAEALPGHPRDTKLLPVRVNGTSVAPLPFSGPSMLRGLALADGLAVLPPGGVAAGAAVEVVRLPGR, encoded by the coding sequence ATGGCTTGGGAGCAGGCCCGGTCGGCGGCACGCGCCGCCGCCGGGCAGGCGCTGCCCGCCGTCCCGCGCACCCTGGCGGACGCCCTCGGCCACGCCCTGGCCGAGCCGCTGACCGCGCTCACCGACCTGCCGTCCTTCGCCACCTCGGCGATGGACGGCTGGGCCGTGTCCGGCCCCGGGCCCTGGCGGCTGGGTGGTGCCGGCATCCTGGCCGGCGCTTCGCCGGAACCGCTCGGGCCGGACACGGCTGCCCCCATCGCCACCGGCGCGCCGCTGCCCCCGGGCGCGACGGCCGTACTGCGCCGCGAGCACGGGGAGACGGACGGCCGGGAGGGCGTCCTGTACGACCGCTCCCCCGGCCCGGAGCCCCTGGCCGAGGGACGCGACGTGCGCCCGCGCGGCCAGGAGTGCCGCAGTGGTGAGCCGCTGCTCCCCACCGGCACCACCGTGACCCCGGCCGTCCTGGGCCTGGCGGCGGCGACCGGATACGACCGGCTGCTCGTGCACCGCCGTCCGAGCGTGGAACTGTTCGTCCTCGGCGACGAGCTGCTCCAGTCCGGTGTGCCGCGCGGCGGACGCGTCCGTGACGCGCTCGGCCCCTTGCTGCCGCCCTGGCTGGAGAGCTGCGGCGCGGAGCTGATCGGCGAGCACCGGATCGCGGACGAACTCGGGCCGCTGCGGGAGGCCGTACGCGACTCGAGGGCCGATGTCGTGATCACCACCGGCAGCACCGCCGCCGGACCGGTGGACTTCCTGCACGACACCCTGCGCGCGCTGGGAGCCCGGCTGCCGGTCGACTCGGTCGCCGTACGGCCGGGCCACCCCATGCTGCTCGCCGAGCTGCCGGCCGCCCCCGACGGCCGGGCCCGCCGGCTGGTCGGCCTGCCCGGCAACCCGCTGGCCGCCGTGGCCGGCGTGGTCACCCTGGCCGTACCGCTGCTGCGGAGCCTGGGCGGTCACGCGGACACCGAGCCGTGTCCGATGACCGCGGCCGAGGCCCTGCCGGGACATCCGCGCGACACCAAGCTGCTGCCGGTGCGCGTCAACGGCACCTCGGTGGCACCGCTGCCGTTCAGCGGTCCCTCGATGCTGCGCGGCCTGGCACTCGCCGACGGCCTCGCCGTGCTGCCCCCCGGCGGGGTGGCGGCCGGCGCCGCCGTGGAGGTCGTACGGCTGCCCGGTCGCTGA
- a CDS encoding DUF6457 domain-containing protein, with translation MSRMHEWIEAAKTELGIDLDVDVTELLDMTKVVAHEVARPAAPITSFLVGYAAALQGGGPAAVAQANEQVTKLAERWASERENGSTAP, from the coding sequence ATGAGCCGCATGCACGAATGGATCGAAGCCGCCAAGACCGAACTGGGCATCGATCTCGATGTCGACGTCACTGAGCTGCTGGACATGACCAAGGTCGTCGCCCACGAGGTGGCGCGCCCCGCCGCGCCGATCACCTCGTTCCTGGTCGGCTACGCCGCGGCGCTCCAGGGCGGCGGCCCGGCCGCGGTCGCCCAGGCCAACGAGCAGGTGACGAAGCTGGCCGAACGCTGGGCGAGCGAGCGCGAGAACGGCTCCACAGCCCCGTGA